Genomic segment of Rhinatrema bivittatum unplaced genomic scaffold, aRhiBiv1.1, whole genome shotgun sequence:
gatgcactaaaCTATAGGTACTTAATACTGGGTTCTGTATAGGGAGACATCACGTAGTATCCAAACAACTTGTCATGTTTTACCAGTAAATTATACCTGATGTAGCTGTGAGCTCTGTATAAAATTGATTGGAGGCTCACTCTGCTTACTCTTCAGTCTTAAAATATTATCAGCATATCCCCAACTCAGAATTGCTGACCATTGGATATCTGTGCTGTGCATACTCCTTACACCTAGAGCAAGGAAGGAATGGCCAGTAAACTATTGCATTTTTGCAGGCAGTAAAATCAAATCATATTAGCTCACTTTTATTACTGTTAAAGTAAGCAGTATTAAATATTGTTGACTTCATAATGCAATAGCATTTGTTTGTACTATTTTAAGAATATCTTATGCAAACTTTGTATGGTACGGTATAAAGATAATTTATCATACTTTCTTACCTTGCTCTTTACTGTATACCATCATAAGACAGAATTTTTGGGACAAACCACAGATTGCTCTAGTTGGTAGAGCTTGTAACAAGCCAAAACTTTCTCCATAAAGTTGACTAAAACAGACAACTGGATCAGGAGCACTTGGAGACCCCACATATTCTCCCCACTTTAAACCTCTAATCCACGGCAAAGGACTCTAGAATGAAAGTGCAaaggaattttagaaaaataaaaaaattatggtAAATTCATTTGTAAAGAAGTAGTTCAGTAAATAGCTATAACTTGCATCTTGATAACACTTTGTTTGGATGTTAAGAAGCACTTCAGCCTGCCTAACTTCTTTAGGTTTTAGTTCAAGTGAAACTGGCCTCTGCTGGGCTACAGTGCCCTGAAcgttcatttattttttcaagaATAAAAGGGAACAAACTATGAacgtaagtagcacatttaaagcaaatcagggaaatgattttttcattcaatgcacaattaagctctggaattcattgtcagaggatttCCTAAAGGCAGTTAAtatagctagatttaaaaaaggtttggacaagttcctgcaggaggaatccataaactattattaatcaggtagacttggggaaaagcCTCTA
This window contains:
- the LOC115081627 gene encoding lysosomal-trafficking regulator-like, which translates into the protein MDVSAVEDPVQRRALETMIKTYGQTPRQLFQTAHVSRPGSKLIMEGELPAAMGLLVQLAFREARDHTKDIIYPSPLPWIRGLKWGEYVGSPSAPDPVVCFSQLYGESFGLLQALPTRAICGLSQKFCLMMVYSKEQGVRSMHSTDIQWSAILSWGYADNILRLKSKQSEPPINFIQSSQLHQ